In the Malania oleifera isolate guangnan ecotype guangnan chromosome 1, ASM2987363v1, whole genome shotgun sequence genome, one interval contains:
- the LOC131157195 gene encoding NADH kinase isoform X1 — translation MARRRLLLLLKPLDVYPARQSNGTSRIINPQVLSYLDDRCKVHKDAINFCQDVLGKKLVDWEPILRNSLSHPIRNVDLVVTVGGDGTLLQASHFMDDSIPILGVNSDPTQVEEVEEFSDKFDATRSTGYLCAATVRTFEQVLDDVLEDRAVPSRLSRISMCVNSQLLSTYALNDVLIAQKCPATVSRFSFRIRRDDQLYSRMVNCRSSGLRISTAAGSTGAMLSAGGFKMPILSRDLQYMVREPISPREAESPLMHGLVRSDQSMEATWFSKEGVIYIDGSHVFYDIQHGDTIGISTGAPDLKVFLPQHLLS, via the exons GTTTTAAGTTATCTAGATGACAGGTGTAAGGTTCACAAGGATGCCATAAACTTTTGTCAGGATGTTTTGGGGAAGAAGTTGGTTGACTGGGAGCCAATTTTACGTAACAGTCTATCACATCCAATCCGCAATGTGGACCTTGTTGTTACTGTTGGAGGTGATGGAACTCTTTTGCAGGCCAGCCATTTCATGGATGATTCAATCCCAATTTTAGGCGTGAATTCTGACCCTACACAAGTTGAAGAG GTGGAAGAGTTCAGTGACAAGTTTGATGCTACCAGAAGCACAGGCTATCTTTGTGCAGCAACTGTCAGAACTTTTGAGCAA GTACTAGATGACGTCCTGGAGGATCGAGCAGTCCCTTCTCGATTGTCAAGGATCTCAATGTGTGTAAACTCACAGCTGCTGTCAACATATGCCCTTAATGATGTTTTAATTGCACAAAAATGTCCAGCTACAGTTTCTCGGTTTTCATTCCG AATTAGAAGGGATGACCAGCTATATTCTCGTATGGTGAACTGTCGATCAAGTGGCCTCAGGATTTCCACAGCGGCTGGATCAACAGGTGCAATGCTCTCAGCAGGCGGATTTAAAATGCCCATACTATCACGGGATCTTCAGTATATGGTAAGAGAGCCTATTTCCCCTAGAGAAGCTGAGTCTCCCTTAATGCATGGTCTAGTAAGATCTGACCAGTCTATGGAAGCTACCTGGTTTTCTAAAGAGGGTGTAATATACATTGATGGTTCCCATGTTTTTTATGACATCCAGCACGGAGATACAATTGGAATATCTACTGGTGCCCCGGATTTGAAAGTTTTCTTGCCTCAACATCTGTTATCATAG